In the Candidatus Rhodoblastus alkanivorans genome, one interval contains:
- a CDS encoding FkbM family methyltransferase has protein sequence MLSFAQNFEDVMLARALRGVEKGFYVDVGAWDPIVDSVTAYFYNRGWRGVNIEPAPFYAQALARQRPGDVNLPVAIGAGSGETELFVMEGSGCSTSDPAIAELPALARFPKSRIRVETWTLTQVFERYAPAETHFLKVDCEGAETAVFAGFDLQRFRPWIIVVEATRPLSQIPSHQNWEPLLLGSAYHFAYFDGLNRFYVADEHSELDAALATPPNVWDEIELARHARAIAKLQARIAGLEAQLNAGARSRRNEQSEEGDKPGHEEG, from the coding sequence ATGCTATCATTTGCGCAAAACTTCGAAGATGTCATGCTGGCGCGCGCCTTGCGTGGCGTCGAAAAGGGATTTTATGTCGATGTTGGCGCGTGGGACCCGATTGTCGATTCGGTTACGGCTTATTTCTATAACAGGGGTTGGCGCGGCGTAAATATTGAGCCCGCGCCTTTTTATGCACAGGCGCTGGCGCGCCAAAGGCCAGGCGACGTTAACCTTCCTGTCGCGATCGGCGCGGGCTCTGGCGAAACTGAGCTTTTCGTCATGGAAGGATCGGGCTGCTCGACGAGCGATCCCGCAATCGCCGAACTGCCGGCGCTGGCCCGTTTTCCGAAAAGCCGCATTCGCGTCGAAACCTGGACATTGACGCAAGTTTTCGAAAGATATGCGCCTGCGGAAACGCATTTTTTGAAGGTCGATTGCGAAGGCGCGGAGACAGCGGTTTTCGCCGGTTTCGATCTCCAGCGATTCCGCCCCTGGATCATCGTCGTCGAGGCGACGCGGCCCCTGTCACAGATTCCGTCGCATCAGAACTGGGAGCCGCTGCTGCTTGGCTCCGCCTATCATTTCGCTTATTTCGATGGATTAAACCGATTTTACGTCGCGGACGAACATAGCGAGCTGGATGCGGCTCTGGCCACGCCGCCGAACGTTTGGGACGAGATCGAATTGGCGAGGCACGCGCGTGCGATCGCGAAATTGCAGGCGCGAATCGCAGGTCTCGAAGCTCAGTTGAACGCCGGCGCGAGGTCCCGTCGAAACGAACAAAGCGAGGAAGGCGATAAGCCTGGCCACGAGGAGGGCTGA